One Micromonospora eburnea genomic region harbors:
- a CDS encoding RidA family protein, with the protein MTGARVVAGKAVPRGAFPHVKVAGGFVFVSGTSSRRPDNSFAGVEVDEFGTTNLDIRAQTRAVIENIGDLLASVGAGLSDLVQVTSYLVNMNDFGGYNEVWAEFFDATGPTRTTVAVHQLPHPHLLIEMQAVALLPSGGPS; encoded by the coding sequence ATGACCGGGGCCAGGGTCGTCGCCGGGAAGGCCGTGCCGCGCGGGGCCTTTCCGCACGTCAAGGTGGCTGGCGGGTTCGTCTTCGTCTCGGGTACGTCGTCCCGGCGGCCGGACAACTCCTTCGCCGGTGTCGAGGTGGACGAGTTCGGCACGACCAACCTGGACATCCGGGCCCAGACCCGGGCCGTGATCGAGAACATCGGCGACCTGCTGGCCTCGGTCGGCGCCGGGCTCTCCGACCTGGTCCAGGTGACCAGCTATCTGGTCAACATGAATGACTTCGGTGGGTACAACGAGGTGTGGGCGGAGTTCTTCGACGCCACCGGGCCGACCCGGACCACGGTGGCCGTGCACCAGCTTCCGCATCCGCACCTGCTGATCGAGATGCAGGCCGTGGCCCTACTTCCGTCGGGAGGACCGTCATGA
- a CDS encoding amidase — MAEPHDLTALEQAAAIRRGELSSVELVEHHLHRVEALGDTVGAFVTVTAERARAAARAADAVPVDERGPLHGVPTAIKDLTLTAGVRTTFGSAAFADFVPPVDADVVRFMAAAGLVSLGKTTTSELGCSLYSEGLVAPPARNPWQLAYTAGGSSGGAAAAVAAGLVPVAQGSDGGGSLRIPASICGLVGYKPSRGLVSGGPLGFGAFGLPTNGPLGRTVTDVAALLDVLARPVPGEPYLPPAAPDGGYLAVARDAAPRRLRIGRFTTPMLAAEPVHPDCVAAVDRAAALLTAAGHEVVDVPAPLGPEAWPLFETVWYVLALSPVPPERESELLPLTRFLRSRAAAVGAGQLLAALGELQAQVRRGVRRTAGCDLLLCPTLAAPQASVGAFAALGPAEDFDRQRRFSPYCAIFNVTGDPSVSLPIGRTGDGLPVGVLLTGRYGDDRTLIATAAQVEHGCGGWDQHPAIWRAVDSANVNSTSGLGRSSS, encoded by the coding sequence ATGGCCGAGCCGCACGACCTGACCGCGCTGGAACAGGCCGCCGCGATCCGTCGGGGCGAGCTGTCCAGCGTGGAACTGGTCGAGCACCACCTGCACCGGGTCGAGGCGCTCGGCGACACCGTGGGCGCGTTCGTCACCGTCACCGCGGAGCGGGCGCGGGCGGCGGCGCGGGCGGCCGACGCGGTGCCGGTGGACGAGCGCGGGCCGCTGCACGGCGTACCGACCGCCATCAAGGATCTGACGCTGACCGCCGGGGTGCGGACCACCTTCGGCTCGGCCGCCTTCGCAGACTTCGTGCCGCCGGTGGACGCCGACGTGGTCCGGTTCATGGCCGCGGCCGGCCTGGTCAGCCTGGGCAAGACCACCACCTCCGAGCTGGGCTGTTCGCTCTACTCGGAGGGGCTCGTCGCGCCGCCCGCGCGTAACCCGTGGCAGCTCGCGTACACCGCGGGTGGGTCCAGCGGCGGCGCGGCGGCCGCGGTGGCGGCGGGGCTGGTGCCGGTGGCGCAGGGTTCCGACGGCGGCGGCTCGCTGCGTATTCCCGCCTCGATCTGCGGCCTGGTCGGCTACAAGCCCAGCCGGGGGCTGGTCTCCGGCGGCCCGCTCGGCTTCGGCGCGTTCGGGCTGCCCACCAACGGCCCGCTCGGCCGGACCGTCACCGATGTGGCCGCGCTGCTCGACGTGCTGGCCCGGCCGGTGCCGGGCGAGCCGTACCTGCCGCCGGCCGCGCCCGACGGCGGCTACCTGGCCGTGGCCCGCGACGCGGCGCCCCGGCGGCTGCGGATCGGGCGGTTCACCACCCCGATGCTCGCCGCCGAGCCGGTGCACCCCGACTGCGTGGCCGCCGTCGACCGGGCCGCCGCGCTGCTCACCGCGGCCGGCCACGAGGTGGTCGACGTGCCCGCGCCGCTCGGCCCCGAGGCGTGGCCGCTCTTCGAAACCGTCTGGTACGTGCTGGCGCTCTCCCCGGTGCCGCCCGAGCGGGAGAGCGAACTGCTGCCGCTCACCCGGTTCCTGCGCTCCCGGGCGGCGGCCGTCGGCGCCGGGCAGTTGCTGGCCGCACTCGGCGAACTCCAGGCGCAGGTACGCCGTGGCGTGCGCCGGACCGCCGGCTGCGATCTGCTGCTCTGCCCGACCCTGGCCGCGCCGCAGGCGTCGGTGGGCGCGTTCGCCGCACTCGGCCCGGCCGAGGACTTCGACCGGCAGCGCCGCTTTTCTCCGTACTGTGCCATTTTCAACGTGACCGGCGACCCGTCCGTTTCGCTCCCCATCGGCCGGACCGGCGACGGCCTGCCGGTCGGGGTGCTGCTGACCGGTCGGTACGGCGACGACCGGACATTGATAGCGACTGCCGCGCAAGTCGAGCACGGGTGTGGCGGGTGGGATCAGCACCCCGCAATCTGGCGGGCGGTCGACTCCGCTAACGTGAACAGCACAAGCGGGCTCGGGCGCTCGTCGTCATGA
- a CDS encoding disulfide bond formation protein DsbA, which produces MWFDPLCPWAWITSRWLLEVEKVRDLDIHFHVMSLSVLNEGRDLPAEYQDLMTKGWGPVRVCIAVEQAHGAETLGKLYTAMGTRIHLGKEPLTREMLVGALTDVGLDPVLADAAESTAYDEALRASHEAGMRPVGTDVGTPVIHAPGPDGDKIAFFGPVITPAPKGEAAGKLWDGVLLVAGTPGFYELKRTRELGPIFD; this is translated from the coding sequence ATGTGGTTCGACCCCCTGTGCCCCTGGGCGTGGATCACCTCCCGCTGGCTGCTGGAGGTCGAGAAGGTCCGTGATCTGGACATCCACTTCCACGTGATGAGCCTTTCCGTGCTCAACGAGGGCCGCGACCTACCGGCGGAATACCAGGACCTGATGACGAAGGGCTGGGGTCCGGTCCGGGTCTGCATCGCGGTCGAGCAGGCGCACGGCGCGGAGACGCTCGGGAAGCTCTACACGGCCATGGGCACCCGGATCCATCTCGGTAAGGAGCCGCTGACCCGGGAGATGCTGGTCGGTGCGCTGACCGACGTCGGCCTGGACCCGGTGCTCGCCGACGCGGCCGAGTCCACCGCATACGACGAGGCACTGCGGGCCAGCCACGAGGCCGGCATGCGGCCGGTCGGCACCGACGTCGGCACCCCGGTGATCCACGCTCCCGGCCCGGACGGCGACAAGATCGCCTTCTTCGGCCCGGTGATCACCCCGGCGCCGAAGGGCGAGGCCGCCGGCAAGCTGTGGGACGGCGTCCTGCTGGTCGCCGGCACCCCCGGCTTCTACGAGCTGAAGCGCACCCGCGAACTCGGCCCCATCTTCGACTGA
- a CDS encoding DUF1015 family protein has translation MTVVHPIARAWITTGGTGAQNYDEFADDAEITAIVEANPHSALGIEMPHRAPDSLGKSFLDALPDAAARLAEAKADGSYTPAEQVVVLYRISAPGEETGYGLFAMVDTDQISTRADEPGLVIRNEDVFIAKVRERVALAEALGHLLSPVLLLQTGRGDELHAALAAATEAAGAPAATDVDQAGRTHAIWLLGPGPEQDELTALAGGGELVVADGNHRSLAAQTGEFPRFLSVITTPASVAIQPYNRLVSELTTTPAELLDRLRAAGAQVTPVEGPVEVPAAGGTVHLYLAGQAYAVTLPHADGGRLENLDHALVERLLLRDALGLDPGDKRVTYVGGDYPASWLTGEVDAGRAELAVLIAPVTVDDFVAVNLAREKMPRKSTWFTPKARAGLVVAELPR, from the coding sequence ATGACGGTCGTGCATCCGATCGCCCGGGCCTGGATCACCACTGGCGGCACCGGCGCGCAGAACTACGACGAGTTCGCCGACGACGCGGAGATCACCGCCATCGTCGAGGCGAATCCGCACAGTGCCCTGGGCATCGAGATGCCCCACCGGGCACCGGACAGCCTCGGGAAGTCCTTCCTCGACGCCCTGCCCGACGCGGCGGCCCGGCTCGCCGAGGCCAAGGCGGACGGCAGTTACACCCCGGCCGAGCAGGTCGTGGTGCTCTACCGGATCAGCGCGCCGGGGGAGGAGACCGGGTACGGGCTCTTCGCCATGGTCGACACCGACCAGATCTCCACCCGGGCCGACGAGCCCGGCCTGGTGATCCGCAACGAGGACGTCTTCATCGCCAAGGTGCGGGAGCGGGTCGCCCTGGCCGAGGCGCTGGGCCACCTCCTCTCGCCCGTACTCCTGCTCCAGACCGGGCGGGGCGACGAGCTGCACGCCGCGCTCGCGGCGGCGACCGAGGCGGCCGGCGCGCCCGCCGCGACCGACGTCGACCAGGCCGGGCGGACGCACGCCATCTGGCTGCTCGGCCCCGGGCCCGAGCAGGACGAGCTGACCGCCCTCGCGGGCGGCGGCGAGCTGGTGGTCGCGGACGGCAACCACCGCAGCCTGGCCGCCCAGACCGGCGAGTTCCCGCGCTTCCTCTCGGTGATCACCACGCCCGCCTCGGTCGCCATCCAGCCCTACAACCGGCTGGTCAGCGAGCTGACCACCACCCCGGCGGAGCTGCTGGACCGGCTGCGCGCCGCCGGCGCGCAGGTCACCCCCGTCGAGGGCCCGGTCGAGGTCCCGGCGGCCGGTGGCACCGTTCACCTCTACCTCGCCGGCCAGGCGTACGCGGTCACCCTGCCGCACGCCGACGGCGGCCGGCTGGAGAACCTGGACCACGCCCTGGTCGAGCGGCTGCTGCTGCGCGACGCGCTCGGCCTCGACCCGGGCGACAAGCGGGTCACCTACGTCGGCGGCGACTACCCGGCGAGCTGGCTGACCGGCGAGGTCGACGCCGGTCGGGCCGAGCTGGCCGTCCTCATCGCCCCGGTGACCGTCGACGACTTCGTCGCGGTCAACCTGGCCCGGGAGAAGATGCCGCGCAAGAGCACCTGGTTCACCCCGAAGGCGCGGGCCGGCCTGGTCGTGGCCGAGCTGCCCCGCTGA
- a CDS encoding ribose-5-phosphate isomerase, translating to MRVYLGSDHAGFELKGHLANHLAKQGYEVVDVGPHAYDPDDDYPAFCLHTGDRVVNDPGSLGVVIGGSGNGEQIAANKVAGVRAALAWNIDTAQLAREHNDANIVAVGARQHTLDEATAMVEAFLTTPFSGNPRHARRIGQLATYEQHRELPDLPA from the coding sequence ATGCGCGTCTACCTGGGATCTGATCACGCCGGCTTCGAGCTGAAGGGGCACCTCGCCAACCACCTGGCCAAGCAGGGGTACGAGGTGGTCGACGTCGGTCCGCACGCCTACGACCCGGACGACGACTACCCGGCGTTCTGCCTGCACACCGGCGACCGGGTGGTCAACGACCCGGGCAGCCTCGGGGTGGTCATCGGCGGCTCCGGCAACGGCGAGCAGATCGCCGCCAACAAGGTCGCCGGCGTACGCGCGGCGCTCGCCTGGAACATCGACACCGCCCAGCTGGCCCGGGAGCACAACGACGCCAACATCGTCGCCGTCGGCGCCCGCCAGCACACCCTGGACGAGGCGACCGCCATGGTCGAGGCGTTCCTGACCACGCCCTTCTCGGGCAACCCCCGGCATGCCCGCCGGATCGGCCAGCTGGCCACGTACGAGCAGCACCGCGAGCTGCCCGACCTGCCCGCCTGA
- the pepN gene encoding aminopeptidase N: MRNLTQVEATERARLLDVTGYDISLDLSAAVQATGRTFRSVTEVRFRCAEPGATTFIEAAADSVRSATLNGAPIDLSGWSAEKGLTLSGLQSENVLVVDADFAFSNSGQGLHRTVDPVDGETYLYSQFETADAQKVFACFDQPDLKSVYTWHATVPDHWRVISNMPVEREEPAGDELKTVHFAESARMSTYITALCAGPYHEVRDSHDGIDLGVFCRASMARYLDSDDLFLITKQGFDFFHEQFGVRYPLPKYDQLWVPDFNAGAMENFGCVTHAESHYIFRSQVTDFEYEQRANTILHEMAHMWFGDLVTMRWWNDLWLNESFAEWASHWCNTHATRFTEAWTTFLSIRKNWGYRQDQLSSTHPVYCEMPDLEAVEVNFDGITYAKGASVLKQLVAYVGEEPFLAGLRAYFAKHAWGNATFDDLLTELETASGRELRKFAAQWLETAQVNTLRPEVTIGADGAYERVLVRQDAPAGHPTLRTHRIGVGLYDLTDGRLVRRERVEVDVTGETTELSALHGKPAADVLLLNDDDLTYTKLRLDERSMSTVVQHIAGFESSLARALCWTAAWDMTRDAELSARDYVALVLAGLPAETDINLVTATLRQATTTLTFYADPAWAPTGWAELARTARAALAAAEPGSGFQLAWARAYASAARSDEDLATLRGWLEGVEVTAGLTVDTELRWTVLQSLVANGAAGTAEVDAELARDRTASGEREAAYAHALVPTAENKAAVWAQLTGPEALPNWRNRALLQGLTHPAQVELMAPYREKYFATVDQVWASRDSEPAQEFAQLAYPAYLVDDDTVAATDAWLAQDGHPAPLRRLVAEGRDGVTRALRARARDARTA; this comes from the coding sequence GTGCGCAACCTGACTCAGGTCGAAGCCACCGAGCGGGCGCGCCTGCTCGACGTGACCGGGTACGACATCAGCCTTGACCTGTCAGCCGCCGTACAGGCCACGGGCCGTACGTTCCGCTCGGTGACCGAGGTCCGGTTCCGCTGTGCCGAGCCCGGGGCGACCACCTTCATCGAGGCGGCGGCGGACTCGGTGCGCTCCGCGACCCTCAACGGGGCGCCGATCGACCTTTCCGGCTGGTCGGCCGAGAAGGGCCTGACCCTCTCCGGCCTGCAGTCCGAGAACGTCCTCGTGGTGGACGCGGACTTCGCGTTCTCGAACAGCGGGCAGGGGCTGCACCGCACGGTGGACCCGGTCGACGGCGAGACCTACCTCTACAGCCAGTTCGAGACCGCCGACGCGCAGAAGGTCTTCGCCTGCTTCGACCAGCCGGATCTGAAGAGCGTCTACACCTGGCACGCCACCGTCCCCGACCACTGGCGGGTGATCTCCAACATGCCGGTGGAGCGGGAGGAGCCGGCCGGCGACGAGCTCAAGACCGTCCACTTCGCCGAGTCGGCGCGGATGAGCACCTACATCACCGCGCTCTGCGCCGGCCCGTACCACGAGGTGCGGGACAGCCACGACGGCATCGACCTGGGGGTGTTCTGCCGGGCCTCGATGGCGCGGTACCTCGACTCGGACGACCTGTTCCTGATCACCAAGCAGGGTTTCGACTTCTTCCACGAGCAGTTCGGCGTCCGCTACCCGCTGCCCAAGTACGACCAGCTCTGGGTGCCGGACTTCAACGCCGGCGCGATGGAGAACTTCGGCTGCGTCACCCACGCCGAGTCGCACTACATTTTCCGGTCGCAGGTCACCGACTTCGAGTACGAGCAGCGCGCCAACACGATCCTGCACGAAATGGCGCACATGTGGTTCGGTGACCTGGTCACCATGCGCTGGTGGAACGACCTGTGGCTGAACGAGTCGTTCGCCGAGTGGGCCAGCCACTGGTGCAACACCCACGCCACCCGGTTCACCGAGGCGTGGACGACCTTCCTGTCCATCCGGAAGAACTGGGGCTACCGGCAGGACCAGCTCTCCTCCACCCACCCGGTCTACTGCGAGATGCCGGACCTGGAGGCGGTCGAGGTCAACTTCGACGGCATCACCTACGCCAAGGGCGCCAGCGTGCTCAAGCAGCTCGTCGCGTACGTGGGCGAGGAGCCGTTCCTGGCCGGCCTGCGGGCGTACTTCGCCAAGCACGCCTGGGGCAACGCCACCTTCGACGACCTGCTCACCGAGCTGGAGACGGCCTCCGGCCGGGAGCTGCGCAAGTTCGCCGCCCAGTGGCTGGAGACCGCGCAGGTCAACACGCTGCGCCCCGAGGTCACCATCGGCGCGGACGGCGCGTACGAGCGGGTGCTGGTCCGGCAGGACGCGCCGGCCGGGCACCCGACGCTGCGCACCCACCGGATCGGGGTGGGCCTCTACGACCTGACCGACGGCCGGCTGGTCCGCCGGGAGCGGGTCGAGGTGGACGTGACCGGTGAGACGACCGAGCTGTCCGCGCTGCACGGCAAGCCCGCCGCCGACGTGCTGCTGCTCAACGACGACGACCTCACGTACACCAAGCTGCGGCTGGACGAGCGCTCCATGTCGACGGTGGTGCAGCACATCGCCGGCTTCGAGTCGTCGCTGGCCCGGGCACTGTGCTGGACCGCGGCCTGGGACATGACCCGGGACGCCGAGCTGTCCGCCCGGGACTACGTGGCGCTGGTGCTGGCCGGGCTGCCCGCGGAGACCGACATCAACCTGGTCACCGCCACCCTGCGCCAGGCGACCACCACGCTCACCTTCTACGCCGACCCGGCGTGGGCGCCGACCGGCTGGGCCGAGCTGGCCCGTACCGCCCGGGCGGCGCTGGCCGCCGCCGAGCCGGGCAGCGGCTTCCAGCTCGCCTGGGCCCGGGCGTACGCCTCCGCGGCCCGCTCGGACGAGGATCTGGCGACGCTGCGCGGCTGGCTGGAGGGCGTCGAGGTGACGGCCGGGCTGACCGTGGACACCGAGCTGCGCTGGACGGTGCTCCAGTCGCTGGTGGCCAACGGCGCGGCCGGGACCGCCGAGGTGGACGCCGAGCTGGCCAGGGACCGCACCGCCAGTGGCGAGCGGGAGGCCGCGTACGCGCACGCCCTGGTGCCGACGGCGGAGAACAAGGCGGCGGTGTGGGCGCAGCTCACCGGCCCGGAGGCGCTGCCGAACTGGCGTAACCGCGCGCTGTTGCAGGGCCTCACGCACCCGGCTCAGGTCGAGCTGATGGCGCCGTACCGGGAGAAGTACTTCGCCACGGTGGACCAGGTCTGGGCAAGCCGGGACAGCGAGCCGGCACAGGAGTTCGCGCAGCTCGCCTACCCGGCGTATCTCGTGGACGACGACACGGTGGCGGCCACCGACGCGTGGCTGGCGCAGGACGGCCACCCGGCCCCGCTCCGTCGCCTGGTCGCCGAGGGCCGCGACGGCGTCACCCGCGCCCTGCGGGCCCGCGCCCGCGACGCCCGCACCGCCTGA
- a CDS encoding acetaldehyde dehydrogenase (acetylating), with product MTVGVAVLGSGNIGTDLMIKVLRLSDSLRMVAMAGIDPASDGLARARRLGMATTAEGVDGLVALPEFADVELVFDATSAGAHRRHHEVLRAHGRTVVDLTPAAIGPYVVPPVNLDEHLHEGCVNMVTCGGQATVPIVHAVGRVTPVAYGEIVASIASKSAGPGTRANIDEFTETTARAIEVVGGAERGKAIIVLNPADPPLLMRDTVYCLCPDADADRAAVAASVADMVRAVQEYVPGYRLKQDVQFDRVEAYVPALGRTFTGLQVSVFLEVSGAGHYLPAYAGNLDIMTSAALRTAERLVALRSKGVPA from the coding sequence ATGACCGTCGGCGTGGCGGTGCTCGGGTCGGGCAACATCGGCACCGACCTGATGATCAAGGTGCTGCGGCTGAGTGACAGCCTGCGGATGGTGGCGATGGCCGGCATCGACCCGGCCTCGGACGGCCTCGCCCGGGCCCGCCGGCTCGGCATGGCGACCACCGCCGAGGGCGTGGACGGCCTGGTGGCGCTGCCGGAGTTCGCCGACGTCGAGTTGGTCTTCGACGCCACCTCGGCCGGCGCGCACCGGCGTCACCACGAGGTGCTGCGGGCGCACGGTCGGACCGTGGTCGACCTGACCCCGGCCGCCATCGGCCCGTACGTGGTGCCCCCGGTCAACCTCGACGAGCACCTGCACGAGGGATGCGTCAACATGGTGACCTGCGGCGGGCAGGCGACCGTGCCGATCGTGCACGCCGTCGGCCGGGTCACCCCGGTGGCGTACGGGGAGATCGTCGCCTCGATCGCCTCGAAGTCGGCCGGACCGGGCACCCGGGCCAACATCGACGAGTTCACCGAGACCACCGCGCGAGCGATCGAGGTGGTCGGCGGTGCCGAGCGCGGCAAGGCGATCATCGTGCTGAACCCGGCCGACCCGCCGCTGCTGATGCGGGACACCGTCTACTGCCTCTGCCCCGACGCCGACGCCGACCGGGCCGCCGTCGCCGCCTCGGTGGCCGACATGGTGAGGGCCGTGCAGGAGTACGTCCCGGGCTACCGGCTCAAGCAGGACGTGCAGTTCGACCGGGTCGAGGCGTACGTGCCGGCGCTGGGGCGGACGTTCACCGGGCTCCAGGTCTCGGTCTTCCTTGAGGTCTCCGGCGCCGGACACTACCTGCCCGCGTACGCCGGGAACCTGGACATCATGACCTCGGCCGCGCTGCGCACCGCGGAGCGGCTGGTGGCCCTGCGCTCGAAGGGGGTCCCGGCGTGA
- a CDS encoding 3-hydroxyanthranilate 3,4-dioxygenase: MSEIAEPFSFPGWIAENQHLLKPPVGNKEMLPGSDDFIVMVVGGPNQRTDFHVDPYEEFFYQVKGNMHVNLMLPEGPRTVHIREGQMWMLPRNTPHSPQRPEAGSIGMVIERVREEGTLEKFQWYCPECSHKVHEVELQVRDIAADLPPVFAAFYADEKARTCTNCGALHPGKG; the protein is encoded by the coding sequence ATGAGTGAGATCGCCGAGCCGTTCAGCTTTCCCGGGTGGATCGCCGAGAACCAGCACCTGCTCAAGCCGCCGGTGGGCAACAAGGAGATGCTGCCGGGCAGCGACGACTTCATCGTGATGGTGGTGGGCGGCCCCAACCAGCGGACCGACTTCCACGTCGACCCGTACGAGGAGTTCTTCTACCAGGTCAAGGGCAACATGCACGTCAACCTGATGCTGCCGGAGGGCCCGCGTACGGTGCACATCCGCGAGGGCCAGATGTGGATGCTGCCGCGCAACACCCCGCACTCGCCGCAGCGGCCGGAGGCCGGCTCGATCGGCATGGTGATCGAGCGGGTACGCGAGGAGGGCACGCTGGAGAAGTTCCAGTGGTACTGCCCCGAGTGCAGCCACAAGGTGCACGAGGTGGAGCTCCAGGTGCGCGACATCGCCGCCGACCTGCCCCCGGTCTTCGCGGCGTTCTACGCCGACGAGAAGGCCCGCACCTGCACCAACTGCGGCGCGCTGCACCCGGGCAAGGGCTGA
- a CDS encoding 2-keto-4-pentenoate hydratase, protein MIGPDIAGVAEKLGAAADAATAIPQLAAETGLDVDAAYAVQTALLQRRLDRGERLVGLKMGLTSRAKMAQVGVNEVIWGRLTDVMRVPDGGTVDVADYIHPRVEPEVAFLLDRLPDPGEPVGSFTRAVRAVAPAIELIDSRYANFTFSLPDVVADNASAAAFVVGPWSPVPDGLDNLGVLLEIDGRVAQVGSTAAILGDPRRALDEGLRLAGRHGVRLRKGWVFLAGAATAAVPLRPGAHVRAVVEKLGAASLKATA, encoded by the coding sequence ATGATCGGACCGGACATCGCCGGTGTCGCCGAGAAGCTGGGTGCGGCCGCCGACGCGGCCACCGCGATCCCGCAACTCGCCGCCGAGACCGGCCTCGACGTCGACGCCGCGTACGCGGTGCAGACCGCGCTGCTACAGCGCCGCCTCGACCGGGGTGAGCGGCTGGTCGGGCTGAAGATGGGGCTGACCAGCAGGGCGAAGATGGCCCAGGTCGGGGTGAACGAGGTGATCTGGGGACGGCTCACCGACGTGATGCGGGTCCCCGACGGCGGGACGGTCGACGTGGCCGACTACATCCACCCCCGGGTCGAGCCGGAGGTGGCGTTCCTGCTGGACCGGCTGCCCGACCCGGGCGAGCCGGTCGGCTCGTTCACCCGGGCCGTGCGCGCGGTCGCCCCGGCGATCGAGCTGATCGACTCCCGGTACGCCAACTTCACCTTCTCCCTGCCGGACGTCGTCGCCGACAACGCGTCGGCCGCCGCGTTCGTGGTCGGGCCCTGGTCGCCGGTGCCGGACGGGCTGGACAACCTCGGCGTGCTGCTGGAGATCGACGGCCGGGTGGCGCAGGTCGGCTCGACCGCGGCCATCCTCGGCGACCCGCGACGCGCCCTCGACGAGGGTCTGCGGCTGGCCGGCCGGCACGGCGTCCGGCTGCGCAAGGGCTGGGTCTTCCTCGCCGGCGCCGCCACGGCCGCCGTGCCGCTGCGGCCCGGCGCGCACGTCCGCGCGGTGGTGGAGAAGCTCGGCGCCGCCTCGTTGAAGGCGACGGCATGA
- a CDS encoding amidohydrolase family protein: MPHPVVDVHTHVVPKGWPDLAAACGGSGWPWLRVDSERAAMIMVGETEFRPVGAECWDAPTRLADMAADGVDVQVVSPTPVFFSYDRPADQAVKVARIFNDLTLEVTAAGGDRLVPFCQVPLQDPDLACAELDRCLAAGHAGVEIGNHVGDRDLDDTGIVQFLTHCARVGAPVFVHPWDMPGGPRLDRWMARWLTGMPAETHLSVLALILGGVFDRVPETLRICFAHGGGSFPFWLGRADNAWHRRGDLVRGASTAPPSSYVDRFCVDSVVFEPAALRLLIDTMGEDRVLVGSDYPYPLGERPVGQVVRKADFLTADQRYKLLSRNALRFLGRG; encoded by the coding sequence ATGCCGCACCCGGTCGTGGACGTGCACACGCACGTCGTACCGAAGGGGTGGCCGGACCTCGCCGCGGCGTGCGGCGGGTCCGGCTGGCCCTGGCTGCGGGTGGACTCCGAGCGCGCCGCCATGATCATGGTGGGGGAGACGGAGTTCCGCCCGGTCGGCGCGGAGTGCTGGGACGCGCCGACCCGGCTGGCCGACATGGCCGCCGACGGCGTCGACGTGCAGGTGGTCTCGCCCACCCCGGTCTTCTTCAGCTACGACCGCCCGGCCGACCAGGCCGTCAAGGTGGCCCGGATCTTCAACGACCTCACCCTGGAGGTCACCGCCGCCGGGGGCGACCGGCTGGTGCCGTTCTGCCAGGTGCCGTTGCAGGATCCGGACCTGGCCTGCGCGGAGCTGGACCGCTGCCTGGCGGCCGGGCACGCCGGGGTGGAGATCGGCAACCACGTCGGCGACCGTGACCTCGACGACACCGGGATCGTGCAGTTCCTGACCCACTGCGCGCGGGTGGGCGCGCCGGTCTTCGTGCACCCGTGGGACATGCCCGGCGGGCCGCGGCTGGACCGCTGGATGGCCCGCTGGCTGACCGGGATGCCCGCGGAGACGCACCTGTCGGTGCTCGCGCTCATCCTCGGCGGCGTCTTCGACCGGGTGCCGGAGACGCTGCGGATCTGTTTCGCGCACGGCGGCGGCAGCTTCCCGTTCTGGCTGGGGCGCGCCGACAACGCCTGGCACCGCCGCGGCGACCTGGTACGCGGTGCCTCCACCGCCCCGCCCAGCTCCTACGTCGACCGGTTCTGCGTCGACTCGGTGGTCTTCGAGCCGGCCGCGCTGCGGCTGCTGATCGACACCATGGGGGAGGACCGGGTGCTGGTCGGCAGCGACTACCCGTACCCGCTGGGGGAGCGGCCGGTCGGGCAGGTGGTCCGGAAGGCGGACTTCCTCACCGCCGACCAGCGCTACAAGCTGCTGTCCCGCAACGCCCTGCGTTTCCTCGGCCGGGGCTGA
- a CDS encoding DUF5130 family protein, with the protein MTVGETHAETGAGAPPQVLDGPFSTRQLLRIDEALRLADQGTGLVFSVYVGGLDEPIREHAGRLHRQLAEPDRSVLIALSPNQRQLEIITGRYARKRIPDTYAKLAALSMVASFGGGDLAGGIIQGLDQLASHAGKG; encoded by the coding sequence GTGACCGTTGGTGAGACGCACGCCGAGACCGGGGCGGGCGCCCCGCCCCAGGTGCTGGACGGGCCCTTCTCGACCCGTCAGCTGCTGCGCATCGACGAGGCGCTCCGCCTGGCCGACCAGGGCACCGGGCTGGTGTTCTCGGTCTACGTGGGCGGGCTCGACGAGCCGATCCGGGAGCACGCCGGGCGGCTGCACCGCCAGCTCGCCGAGCCGGACAGGTCCGTGCTGATCGCCCTGTCGCCCAACCAGCGGCAGCTGGAGATCATCACCGGCCGGTACGCCCGCAAGCGCATCCCGGACACGTACGCCAAGCTCGCCGCGCTCTCCATGGTGGCGTCCTTCGGCGGCGGCGACCTGGCCGGCGGCATCATCCAGGGCCTCGACCAGCTCGCCAGCCACGCCGGCAAGGGCTGA